A window of the Molothrus ater isolate BHLD 08-10-18 breed brown headed cowbird chromosome 16, BPBGC_Mater_1.1, whole genome shotgun sequence genome harbors these coding sequences:
- the SUN1 gene encoding SUN domain-containing protein 1 isoform X3 produces MDFSRLHTYTPPQCLPENTGYTYALSSSYSSSALDFETENKIDPVFDSPRMSRRSLRLAAGGYSKADDGQSDSLQDSSYAGNTSFRDQSKVVKQRRSMSKQSGSGRHVPRKNLSSSSIFSQSSFNSHASDTSMISTILDESLIRERTEVDHFWGLDEEGDPKSSDTTLLQGNGGIAAPELQPTLNGYTCSDCSMLSERKEVLTAYSPSHVPSSRIYTRDRSQKHASTHSDYCGSMNVKEFYREDRHLGVNEESICDDCKGKKHLEMYTTDHMQSSWAKRVARTIWHTFSSAGYFVLHVLRTAGATGWLVSQRVLSLLWLAILSPGRAAAGMFRLLRTGWYQLVTLMSLLKVFLVRRCLPKNYRWLLFLIPLLFLLGLWFWGLNGFISLLPPLNWTRIGTIQRTDDSVSVPEPQDDSFHSIQPPKDTINIFDFGRISELEKQMAFMSDRCHDRNKEYNKVMSLLQNLQDQVATMSDRSETLNLIKNVMSQYVKDMKLEEKTDFLALHKEHELRIQTLEELLRKLSAESKDIQKEFDLAKSKSMRDDDQYSLLMSKIKKLELELASMKSELLSGESVKMSCEKMDVIHEKVDAQVKESVKLLLFGDQQEDLPESLLQWLTSNFVSKSDLQTVLRDLELQILKNITLHMSVTNQKVTSEVVTNAVTNAGISGITEAQAQIIVNNALKLYSQDKTGMVDFALESGGGSILSTRCSETYETKTALISLFGIPLWYYSQSPRVVIQPDMYPGNCWAFKGSQGYLVVRLSMKIYPTAFTLEHIPKTLSPTGNITSAPRNFAVYGLDDEYQEEGKLLGEYVYDQDGEPLQMFPVIEKNEDAFQIVELRIFSNWGHVEYTCLYRFRVHGKPAQ; encoded by the exons ATGGACTTTTCACGTCTACACACGTACACCCCTCCCCAATGTCTGCCAGAGAACACTGGCTATACATATGCACTCAG TTCGAGTTATTCTTCATCTGCTTTGGATTTTGAGACTGAGAACAAAATAGATCCAGTGTTTGATTCACCCAGAATGTCCCGGCGTAGTTTACGGTTGGCTGCTGGAGGATACAGTAAAGCAGATGATGGACAGAGTGATTCCCTTCAGGACAGCTCTTATGCTGGAAACACGTCCTTCAGGGATCAGTCTAA GGTGGTGAAGCAACGCAGAAGTATGAGCAAGCAGTCTGGCAGTGGAAGACATGTGCCAAGGAAAAATCTGTCCAGCTCATCTATTTTTAGCCAGAGCAGTTTCAATAGCCATGCCAGTGATACATCAATGATATCCACTATATTGGATGAGTCTCTGATTCGGGAAAGGACAGAAGTTGATCATTTCTGGG gCCTTGATGAGGAAGGTGACCCCAAAA gcAGTGACACCACGCTGCTGCAGGGCAACGGGGGCAtagcagccccagagctgcagcccacgCTGAACGGCTACACGTGCAGTGACTGCAGCATGCTGTCAGAGAGGAAGGAGGTCCTCACTGCCTATTCACCTTCCCATGTGCCATCCTCCAGGATCTACACTAGGGACAGGAGCCAGAAACATGCATCTA CTCACTCAGACTACTGTGGAAGCATGAATGTAAAGGAGTTCTACAGAGAAGATCGTCACCTTGGTGTGAATGAGGAGTCAATAT GTGATGACTGTAAAGGGAAGAAACATCTTGAAATGTACACCACAGACCACATGCAGTCCTCATGGGCTAAAAGGGTAGCAAGGACCATTTGGCACACCTTTTCTTCTGCAG GTTACTTTGTGCTTCACGTGTTGCGAACAGCGGGAGCCACGGGATGGCTTGTGTCCCAGAGGGTGTTGTCTCTACTTTGGCTGGCCATTCTCTCTCCAG ggagggcagctgctggcatgTTCAGGTTGCTTAGAACTGGATGGTATCAACTTGTTACTCTGATGTCTTTGCTCAAGGTGTTTCTTGTAAGAAG ATGCCTTCCAAAGAACTACAGGTGGTTACTGTTTCTTATCCCACTCCTGTTTCTGCTAG GTTTGTGGTTCTGGGGGCTTAATGGCTTCATTTCATTATTACCTCCATTGAACTGGACAAGAATTGGCACAATACAGAGAACAGATGATTCTGTTTCTGTTCCTGAACCACAAGATGACTCTTTTCATTCTATACAACCTCCAAAG GATACCATAAATATCTTTGACTTTGGTCGTATAAGtgagctggaaaagcaaatgGCCTTCATGTCTGACAGATGCCATGACCGAAACAAAGAATACAACAAAGTGATGAGCCTACTCCAGAACCTTCAAGATCAGGTTGCCACAATGAGTGACAGAAGTGAAACAttgaatttaataaaaaacGTGATGAGTCAATATGTTAAAGATATGAAATTGGAGGAAAAG ACTGATTTCCTGGCTTTACACAAAGAACATGAATTGCGCATCCAGACACTGGAAGAACTTCTTAGAAAACTCTCAGCTGAATCCAAG GACATCCAGAAAGAGTTCGACCTGGCCAAATCAAAATCAATGAG AGATGATGATCAATACAGTCTACTTATGtccaaaattaaaaagctaGAACTAGAGCTGGCTTCTATGAAATCAGAGCTGTTATCTGGAGAAAGTGTGAAGATGAGTTGTGAGAAAATGGATGTCATTCATGAAAAAGTAG ATGCCCAGGTCAAGGAATCTGTCAAGCTATTGCTTTTTGGTGATCAACAAGAAGACTTGCCTGAATCACTTCTCCAGTGGCTTACCTCCAATTTTGTGAGCAAAAGTGATCTACAGACTGTGCTGCGGGATCTTGAGTTGCAGATCCTCAAAAATATTACTCTCCATATGTCTGTAACAAACCAAAAAGTAACATCTGAAGTAGTTACAAATGCTGTGACTAATGCAGGGATTTCTGGAATCACAGAAGCG CAAGCACagattattgtaaataatgcaCTGAAACTCTACTCTCAAGACAAGACTGGGATGGTGGATTTTGCCTTGGAATCTGGAG GTGGCAGCATTCTGAGTACTCGCTGTTCTGAAACCTATGAGACCAAGACAGCATTAATTAGCCTCTTTGGAATTCCTCTGTGGTACTACTCTCAGTCTCCCAGAGTGGTGATTCAG CCCGACATGTATCCAGGGAACTGCTGGGCTTTCAAAGGATCACAGGGCTATCTTGTGGTGAGACTTTCCATGAAGATCTATCCAACTGCCTTTACATTGGAACACATACCAAAAACTCTTTCACCAACAGGAAATATCACCAGTGCTCCTAGGAATTTTGCAGTATAT GGTCTGGATGATGAATATCAAGAAGAAGGCAAGCTTCTAGGAGAGTATGTCTATGATCAAGATGGAGAACCACTGCAGATGTTTCCAGTGATA gagaaaaatgaagatgcaTTCCAAATAGTGGAGCTGAGGATTTTCTCTAACTGGGGCCATGTAGAGTACACCTGCCTTTATCGGTTCAGAGTGCATGGGAAACCTGCCCAGTAA
- the SUN1 gene encoding SUN domain-containing protein 1 isoform X1 → MDFSRLHTYTPPQCLPENTGYTYALSSSYSSSALDFETENKIDPVFDSPRMSRRSLRLAAGGYSKADDGQSDSLQDSSYAGNTSFRDQSKVVKQRRSMSKQSGSGRHVPRKNLSSSSIFSQSSFNSHASDTSMISTILDESLIRERTEVDHFWGLDEEGDPKSSDTTLLQGNGGIAAPELQPTLNGYTCSDCSMLSERKEVLTAYSPSHVPSSRIYTRDRSQKHASRGTYFYMSKILRLVKNTAASFASLLMQLFQMVLLKLGYEYKAHSDYCGSMNVKEFYREDRHLGVNEESICDDCKGKKHLEMYTTDHMQSSWAKRVARTIWHTFSSAGYFVLHVLRTAGATGWLVSQRVLSLLWLAILSPGRAAAGMFRLLRTGWYQLVTLMSLLKVFLVRRCLPKNYRWLLFLIPLLFLLGLWFWGLNGFISLLPPLNWTRIGTIQRTDDSVSVPEPQDDSFHSIQPPKDTINIFDFGRISELEKQMAFMSDRCHDRNKEYNKVMSLLQNLQDQVATMSDRSETLNLIKNVMSQYVKDMKLEEKTDFLALHKEHELRIQTLEELLRKLSAESKDIQKEFDLAKSKSMRDDDQYSLLMSKIKKLELELASMKSELLSGESVKMSCEKMDVIHEKVDAQVKESVKLLLFGDQQEDLPESLLQWLTSNFVSKSDLQTVLRDLELQILKNITLHMSVTNQKVTSEVVTNAVTNAGISGITEAQAQIIVNNALKLYSQDKTGMVDFALESGGGSILSTRCSETYETKTALISLFGIPLWYYSQSPRVVIQPDMYPGNCWAFKGSQGYLVVRLSMKIYPTAFTLEHIPKTLSPTGNITSAPRNFAVYGLDDEYQEEGKLLGEYVYDQDGEPLQMFPVIEKNEDAFQIVELRIFSNWGHVEYTCLYRFRVHGKPAQ, encoded by the exons ATGGACTTTTCACGTCTACACACGTACACCCCTCCCCAATGTCTGCCAGAGAACACTGGCTATACATATGCACTCAG TTCGAGTTATTCTTCATCTGCTTTGGATTTTGAGACTGAGAACAAAATAGATCCAGTGTTTGATTCACCCAGAATGTCCCGGCGTAGTTTACGGTTGGCTGCTGGAGGATACAGTAAAGCAGATGATGGACAGAGTGATTCCCTTCAGGACAGCTCTTATGCTGGAAACACGTCCTTCAGGGATCAGTCTAA GGTGGTGAAGCAACGCAGAAGTATGAGCAAGCAGTCTGGCAGTGGAAGACATGTGCCAAGGAAAAATCTGTCCAGCTCATCTATTTTTAGCCAGAGCAGTTTCAATAGCCATGCCAGTGATACATCAATGATATCCACTATATTGGATGAGTCTCTGATTCGGGAAAGGACAGAAGTTGATCATTTCTGGG gCCTTGATGAGGAAGGTGACCCCAAAA gcAGTGACACCACGCTGCTGCAGGGCAACGGGGGCAtagcagccccagagctgcagcccacgCTGAACGGCTACACGTGCAGTGACTGCAGCATGCTGTCAGAGAGGAAGGAGGTCCTCACTGCCTATTCACCTTCCCATGTGCCATCCTCCAGGATCTACACTAGGGACAGGAGCCAGAAACATGCATCTA GAGGAACATATTTCTACATGAGTAAGATTCTACGATTGGTCAAAAATACTGCAGCATCTTTTGCATCACTATTAATGCAACTCTTTCAAATGGTTTTGCTGAAGCTGGGTTATGAATATAAAG CTCACTCAGACTACTGTGGAAGCATGAATGTAAAGGAGTTCTACAGAGAAGATCGTCACCTTGGTGTGAATGAGGAGTCAATAT GTGATGACTGTAAAGGGAAGAAACATCTTGAAATGTACACCACAGACCACATGCAGTCCTCATGGGCTAAAAGGGTAGCAAGGACCATTTGGCACACCTTTTCTTCTGCAG GTTACTTTGTGCTTCACGTGTTGCGAACAGCGGGAGCCACGGGATGGCTTGTGTCCCAGAGGGTGTTGTCTCTACTTTGGCTGGCCATTCTCTCTCCAG ggagggcagctgctggcatgTTCAGGTTGCTTAGAACTGGATGGTATCAACTTGTTACTCTGATGTCTTTGCTCAAGGTGTTTCTTGTAAGAAG ATGCCTTCCAAAGAACTACAGGTGGTTACTGTTTCTTATCCCACTCCTGTTTCTGCTAG GTTTGTGGTTCTGGGGGCTTAATGGCTTCATTTCATTATTACCTCCATTGAACTGGACAAGAATTGGCACAATACAGAGAACAGATGATTCTGTTTCTGTTCCTGAACCACAAGATGACTCTTTTCATTCTATACAACCTCCAAAG GATACCATAAATATCTTTGACTTTGGTCGTATAAGtgagctggaaaagcaaatgGCCTTCATGTCTGACAGATGCCATGACCGAAACAAAGAATACAACAAAGTGATGAGCCTACTCCAGAACCTTCAAGATCAGGTTGCCACAATGAGTGACAGAAGTGAAACAttgaatttaataaaaaacGTGATGAGTCAATATGTTAAAGATATGAAATTGGAGGAAAAG ACTGATTTCCTGGCTTTACACAAAGAACATGAATTGCGCATCCAGACACTGGAAGAACTTCTTAGAAAACTCTCAGCTGAATCCAAG GACATCCAGAAAGAGTTCGACCTGGCCAAATCAAAATCAATGAG AGATGATGATCAATACAGTCTACTTATGtccaaaattaaaaagctaGAACTAGAGCTGGCTTCTATGAAATCAGAGCTGTTATCTGGAGAAAGTGTGAAGATGAGTTGTGAGAAAATGGATGTCATTCATGAAAAAGTAG ATGCCCAGGTCAAGGAATCTGTCAAGCTATTGCTTTTTGGTGATCAACAAGAAGACTTGCCTGAATCACTTCTCCAGTGGCTTACCTCCAATTTTGTGAGCAAAAGTGATCTACAGACTGTGCTGCGGGATCTTGAGTTGCAGATCCTCAAAAATATTACTCTCCATATGTCTGTAACAAACCAAAAAGTAACATCTGAAGTAGTTACAAATGCTGTGACTAATGCAGGGATTTCTGGAATCACAGAAGCG CAAGCACagattattgtaaataatgcaCTGAAACTCTACTCTCAAGACAAGACTGGGATGGTGGATTTTGCCTTGGAATCTGGAG GTGGCAGCATTCTGAGTACTCGCTGTTCTGAAACCTATGAGACCAAGACAGCATTAATTAGCCTCTTTGGAATTCCTCTGTGGTACTACTCTCAGTCTCCCAGAGTGGTGATTCAG CCCGACATGTATCCAGGGAACTGCTGGGCTTTCAAAGGATCACAGGGCTATCTTGTGGTGAGACTTTCCATGAAGATCTATCCAACTGCCTTTACATTGGAACACATACCAAAAACTCTTTCACCAACAGGAAATATCACCAGTGCTCCTAGGAATTTTGCAGTATAT GGTCTGGATGATGAATATCAAGAAGAAGGCAAGCTTCTAGGAGAGTATGTCTATGATCAAGATGGAGAACCACTGCAGATGTTTCCAGTGATA gagaaaaatgaagatgcaTTCCAAATAGTGGAGCTGAGGATTTTCTCTAACTGGGGCCATGTAGAGTACACCTGCCTTTATCGGTTCAGAGTGCATGGGAAACCTGCCCAGTAA
- the SUN1 gene encoding SUN domain-containing protein 1 isoform X2: MDFSRLHTYTPPQCLPENTGYTYALSSSYSSSALDFETENKIDPVFDSPRMSRRSLRLAAGGYSKADDGQSDSLQDSSYAGNTSFRDQSKVVKQRRSMSKQSGSGRHVPRKNLSSSSIFSQSSFNSHASDTSMISTILDESLIRERTEVDHFWGLDEEGDPKSSDTTLLQGNGGIAAPELQPTLNGYTCSDCSMLSERKEVLTAYSPSHVPSSRIYTRDRSQKHASRGTYFYMSKILRLVKNTAASFASLLMQLFQMVLLKLGYEYKAHSDYCGSMNVKEFYREDRHLGVNEESICYFVLHVLRTAGATGWLVSQRVLSLLWLAILSPGRAAAGMFRLLRTGWYQLVTLMSLLKVFLVRRCLPKNYRWLLFLIPLLFLLGLWFWGLNGFISLLPPLNWTRIGTIQRTDDSVSVPEPQDDSFHSIQPPKDTINIFDFGRISELEKQMAFMSDRCHDRNKEYNKVMSLLQNLQDQVATMSDRSETLNLIKNVMSQYVKDMKLEEKTDFLALHKEHELRIQTLEELLRKLSAESKDIQKEFDLAKSKSMRDDDQYSLLMSKIKKLELELASMKSELLSGESVKMSCEKMDVIHEKVDAQVKESVKLLLFGDQQEDLPESLLQWLTSNFVSKSDLQTVLRDLELQILKNITLHMSVTNQKVTSEVVTNAVTNAGISGITEAQAQIIVNNALKLYSQDKTGMVDFALESGGGSILSTRCSETYETKTALISLFGIPLWYYSQSPRVVIQPDMYPGNCWAFKGSQGYLVVRLSMKIYPTAFTLEHIPKTLSPTGNITSAPRNFAVYGLDDEYQEEGKLLGEYVYDQDGEPLQMFPVIEKNEDAFQIVELRIFSNWGHVEYTCLYRFRVHGKPAQ, from the exons ATGGACTTTTCACGTCTACACACGTACACCCCTCCCCAATGTCTGCCAGAGAACACTGGCTATACATATGCACTCAG TTCGAGTTATTCTTCATCTGCTTTGGATTTTGAGACTGAGAACAAAATAGATCCAGTGTTTGATTCACCCAGAATGTCCCGGCGTAGTTTACGGTTGGCTGCTGGAGGATACAGTAAAGCAGATGATGGACAGAGTGATTCCCTTCAGGACAGCTCTTATGCTGGAAACACGTCCTTCAGGGATCAGTCTAA GGTGGTGAAGCAACGCAGAAGTATGAGCAAGCAGTCTGGCAGTGGAAGACATGTGCCAAGGAAAAATCTGTCCAGCTCATCTATTTTTAGCCAGAGCAGTTTCAATAGCCATGCCAGTGATACATCAATGATATCCACTATATTGGATGAGTCTCTGATTCGGGAAAGGACAGAAGTTGATCATTTCTGGG gCCTTGATGAGGAAGGTGACCCCAAAA gcAGTGACACCACGCTGCTGCAGGGCAACGGGGGCAtagcagccccagagctgcagcccacgCTGAACGGCTACACGTGCAGTGACTGCAGCATGCTGTCAGAGAGGAAGGAGGTCCTCACTGCCTATTCACCTTCCCATGTGCCATCCTCCAGGATCTACACTAGGGACAGGAGCCAGAAACATGCATCTA GAGGAACATATTTCTACATGAGTAAGATTCTACGATTGGTCAAAAATACTGCAGCATCTTTTGCATCACTATTAATGCAACTCTTTCAAATGGTTTTGCTGAAGCTGGGTTATGAATATAAAG CTCACTCAGACTACTGTGGAAGCATGAATGTAAAGGAGTTCTACAGAGAAGATCGTCACCTTGGTGTGAATGAGGAGTCAATAT GTTACTTTGTGCTTCACGTGTTGCGAACAGCGGGAGCCACGGGATGGCTTGTGTCCCAGAGGGTGTTGTCTCTACTTTGGCTGGCCATTCTCTCTCCAG ggagggcagctgctggcatgTTCAGGTTGCTTAGAACTGGATGGTATCAACTTGTTACTCTGATGTCTTTGCTCAAGGTGTTTCTTGTAAGAAG ATGCCTTCCAAAGAACTACAGGTGGTTACTGTTTCTTATCCCACTCCTGTTTCTGCTAG GTTTGTGGTTCTGGGGGCTTAATGGCTTCATTTCATTATTACCTCCATTGAACTGGACAAGAATTGGCACAATACAGAGAACAGATGATTCTGTTTCTGTTCCTGAACCACAAGATGACTCTTTTCATTCTATACAACCTCCAAAG GATACCATAAATATCTTTGACTTTGGTCGTATAAGtgagctggaaaagcaaatgGCCTTCATGTCTGACAGATGCCATGACCGAAACAAAGAATACAACAAAGTGATGAGCCTACTCCAGAACCTTCAAGATCAGGTTGCCACAATGAGTGACAGAAGTGAAACAttgaatttaataaaaaacGTGATGAGTCAATATGTTAAAGATATGAAATTGGAGGAAAAG ACTGATTTCCTGGCTTTACACAAAGAACATGAATTGCGCATCCAGACACTGGAAGAACTTCTTAGAAAACTCTCAGCTGAATCCAAG GACATCCAGAAAGAGTTCGACCTGGCCAAATCAAAATCAATGAG AGATGATGATCAATACAGTCTACTTATGtccaaaattaaaaagctaGAACTAGAGCTGGCTTCTATGAAATCAGAGCTGTTATCTGGAGAAAGTGTGAAGATGAGTTGTGAGAAAATGGATGTCATTCATGAAAAAGTAG ATGCCCAGGTCAAGGAATCTGTCAAGCTATTGCTTTTTGGTGATCAACAAGAAGACTTGCCTGAATCACTTCTCCAGTGGCTTACCTCCAATTTTGTGAGCAAAAGTGATCTACAGACTGTGCTGCGGGATCTTGAGTTGCAGATCCTCAAAAATATTACTCTCCATATGTCTGTAACAAACCAAAAAGTAACATCTGAAGTAGTTACAAATGCTGTGACTAATGCAGGGATTTCTGGAATCACAGAAGCG CAAGCACagattattgtaaataatgcaCTGAAACTCTACTCTCAAGACAAGACTGGGATGGTGGATTTTGCCTTGGAATCTGGAG GTGGCAGCATTCTGAGTACTCGCTGTTCTGAAACCTATGAGACCAAGACAGCATTAATTAGCCTCTTTGGAATTCCTCTGTGGTACTACTCTCAGTCTCCCAGAGTGGTGATTCAG CCCGACATGTATCCAGGGAACTGCTGGGCTTTCAAAGGATCACAGGGCTATCTTGTGGTGAGACTTTCCATGAAGATCTATCCAACTGCCTTTACATTGGAACACATACCAAAAACTCTTTCACCAACAGGAAATATCACCAGTGCTCCTAGGAATTTTGCAGTATAT GGTCTGGATGATGAATATCAAGAAGAAGGCAAGCTTCTAGGAGAGTATGTCTATGATCAAGATGGAGAACCACTGCAGATGTTTCCAGTGATA gagaaaaatgaagatgcaTTCCAAATAGTGGAGCTGAGGATTTTCTCTAACTGGGGCCATGTAGAGTACACCTGCCTTTATCGGTTCAGAGTGCATGGGAAACCTGCCCAGTAA
- the SUN1 gene encoding SUN domain-containing protein 1 isoform X4: MDFSRLHTYTPPQCLPENTGYTYALSSSYSSSALDFETENKIDPVFDSPRMSRRSLRLAAGGYSKADDGQSDSLQDSSYAGNTSFRDQSKVVKQRRSMSKQSGSGRHVPRKNLSSSSIFSQSSFNSHASDTSMISTILDESLIRERTEVDHFWGLDEEGDPKSSDTTLLQGNGGIAAPELQPTLNGYTCSDCSMLSERKEVLTAYSPSHVPSSRIYTRDRSQKHASTHSDYCGSMNVKEFYREDRHLGVNEESICYFVLHVLRTAGATGWLVSQRVLSLLWLAILSPGRAAAGMFRLLRTGWYQLVTLMSLLKVFLVRRCLPKNYRWLLFLIPLLFLLGLWFWGLNGFISLLPPLNWTRIGTIQRTDDSVSVPEPQDDSFHSIQPPKDTINIFDFGRISELEKQMAFMSDRCHDRNKEYNKVMSLLQNLQDQVATMSDRSETLNLIKNVMSQYVKDMKLEEKTDFLALHKEHELRIQTLEELLRKLSAESKDIQKEFDLAKSKSMRDDDQYSLLMSKIKKLELELASMKSELLSGESVKMSCEKMDVIHEKVDAQVKESVKLLLFGDQQEDLPESLLQWLTSNFVSKSDLQTVLRDLELQILKNITLHMSVTNQKVTSEVVTNAVTNAGISGITEAQAQIIVNNALKLYSQDKTGMVDFALESGGGSILSTRCSETYETKTALISLFGIPLWYYSQSPRVVIQPDMYPGNCWAFKGSQGYLVVRLSMKIYPTAFTLEHIPKTLSPTGNITSAPRNFAVYGLDDEYQEEGKLLGEYVYDQDGEPLQMFPVIEKNEDAFQIVELRIFSNWGHVEYTCLYRFRVHGKPAQ, from the exons ATGGACTTTTCACGTCTACACACGTACACCCCTCCCCAATGTCTGCCAGAGAACACTGGCTATACATATGCACTCAG TTCGAGTTATTCTTCATCTGCTTTGGATTTTGAGACTGAGAACAAAATAGATCCAGTGTTTGATTCACCCAGAATGTCCCGGCGTAGTTTACGGTTGGCTGCTGGAGGATACAGTAAAGCAGATGATGGACAGAGTGATTCCCTTCAGGACAGCTCTTATGCTGGAAACACGTCCTTCAGGGATCAGTCTAA GGTGGTGAAGCAACGCAGAAGTATGAGCAAGCAGTCTGGCAGTGGAAGACATGTGCCAAGGAAAAATCTGTCCAGCTCATCTATTTTTAGCCAGAGCAGTTTCAATAGCCATGCCAGTGATACATCAATGATATCCACTATATTGGATGAGTCTCTGATTCGGGAAAGGACAGAAGTTGATCATTTCTGGG gCCTTGATGAGGAAGGTGACCCCAAAA gcAGTGACACCACGCTGCTGCAGGGCAACGGGGGCAtagcagccccagagctgcagcccacgCTGAACGGCTACACGTGCAGTGACTGCAGCATGCTGTCAGAGAGGAAGGAGGTCCTCACTGCCTATTCACCTTCCCATGTGCCATCCTCCAGGATCTACACTAGGGACAGGAGCCAGAAACATGCATCTA CTCACTCAGACTACTGTGGAAGCATGAATGTAAAGGAGTTCTACAGAGAAGATCGTCACCTTGGTGTGAATGAGGAGTCAATAT GTTACTTTGTGCTTCACGTGTTGCGAACAGCGGGAGCCACGGGATGGCTTGTGTCCCAGAGGGTGTTGTCTCTACTTTGGCTGGCCATTCTCTCTCCAG ggagggcagctgctggcatgTTCAGGTTGCTTAGAACTGGATGGTATCAACTTGTTACTCTGATGTCTTTGCTCAAGGTGTTTCTTGTAAGAAG ATGCCTTCCAAAGAACTACAGGTGGTTACTGTTTCTTATCCCACTCCTGTTTCTGCTAG GTTTGTGGTTCTGGGGGCTTAATGGCTTCATTTCATTATTACCTCCATTGAACTGGACAAGAATTGGCACAATACAGAGAACAGATGATTCTGTTTCTGTTCCTGAACCACAAGATGACTCTTTTCATTCTATACAACCTCCAAAG GATACCATAAATATCTTTGACTTTGGTCGTATAAGtgagctggaaaagcaaatgGCCTTCATGTCTGACAGATGCCATGACCGAAACAAAGAATACAACAAAGTGATGAGCCTACTCCAGAACCTTCAAGATCAGGTTGCCACAATGAGTGACAGAAGTGAAACAttgaatttaataaaaaacGTGATGAGTCAATATGTTAAAGATATGAAATTGGAGGAAAAG ACTGATTTCCTGGCTTTACACAAAGAACATGAATTGCGCATCCAGACACTGGAAGAACTTCTTAGAAAACTCTCAGCTGAATCCAAG GACATCCAGAAAGAGTTCGACCTGGCCAAATCAAAATCAATGAG AGATGATGATCAATACAGTCTACTTATGtccaaaattaaaaagctaGAACTAGAGCTGGCTTCTATGAAATCAGAGCTGTTATCTGGAGAAAGTGTGAAGATGAGTTGTGAGAAAATGGATGTCATTCATGAAAAAGTAG ATGCCCAGGTCAAGGAATCTGTCAAGCTATTGCTTTTTGGTGATCAACAAGAAGACTTGCCTGAATCACTTCTCCAGTGGCTTACCTCCAATTTTGTGAGCAAAAGTGATCTACAGACTGTGCTGCGGGATCTTGAGTTGCAGATCCTCAAAAATATTACTCTCCATATGTCTGTAACAAACCAAAAAGTAACATCTGAAGTAGTTACAAATGCTGTGACTAATGCAGGGATTTCTGGAATCACAGAAGCG CAAGCACagattattgtaaataatgcaCTGAAACTCTACTCTCAAGACAAGACTGGGATGGTGGATTTTGCCTTGGAATCTGGAG GTGGCAGCATTCTGAGTACTCGCTGTTCTGAAACCTATGAGACCAAGACAGCATTAATTAGCCTCTTTGGAATTCCTCTGTGGTACTACTCTCAGTCTCCCAGAGTGGTGATTCAG CCCGACATGTATCCAGGGAACTGCTGGGCTTTCAAAGGATCACAGGGCTATCTTGTGGTGAGACTTTCCATGAAGATCTATCCAACTGCCTTTACATTGGAACACATACCAAAAACTCTTTCACCAACAGGAAATATCACCAGTGCTCCTAGGAATTTTGCAGTATAT GGTCTGGATGATGAATATCAAGAAGAAGGCAAGCTTCTAGGAGAGTATGTCTATGATCAAGATGGAGAACCACTGCAGATGTTTCCAGTGATA gagaaaaatgaagatgcaTTCCAAATAGTGGAGCTGAGGATTTTCTCTAACTGGGGCCATGTAGAGTACACCTGCCTTTATCGGTTCAGAGTGCATGGGAAACCTGCCCAGTAA